CCACATTCAGGATTGAATGCGAGTCGTCGTCTTCGGGGCGGGGAGCCTCGGTAGCCTGATCGGAGGACTGCTCGCCGACGAGCACGACGTGACGCTGATCGGTCGCGAGCCCCACGTGCGCGCCGTCCGGGACCACGGGCTGGAGATCACCGGCGAGATCGAGACGACGAGCTACCCCGGCGCGGCCACAGCCGTGTCAGGACCGGCCGAACTGGCGATCGTGACAGTCAAAAGCTACGACACTCCCGAAGCGGCTCGGGCGCTGCAGGCACTCGATACCGATGTCGTGCTCTCGCTGCAGAACGGGCTCGGCAACGAGGAAGCGCTGGACGAGGCGCTCGCGGCGACCGTCCTGGCGGGGACGTGCACGTACGGGGCGCGGCTAATCGAGCCCGGCGTCGTCCGGTGCACCGGCGCAGGCGAGGTGACGCTCGGAGCGAGATCCGGGGGCCGCTCCGAGGCCGCCGAACGGGTCGGGAACGCCGTCCGTCGGGCCGGCATCGACGCGACCGTCGCAACCGACATGCCGCGACGGCTCTGGGAGAAACTGGCGATCAACGCGGGGATCAACGCAGTCACGGCGCTGGCCCGTGTCGAGAACGGCGCGCTCGGAGACGGACCCGCGAACGACGTCGCCACACGCGCGGTCCGGGAGACTGCACACGTCGCCCGGGCGAACGGGATCGATCTCCCCGACGAACGCGCGACCGCCGCGCTCGACACTGTCGTCGAAACGACGGCGGCCAACCGCTCGTCGATGTATCAGGACCTCGAAGCCGGGCGACGGACGGAAATCGACGCGATCAACGGGGCTGTCCTCGAGCGGGCGAACGATCCCGTTCCGGTGAACGAGACGCTGGCGGCGCTCGTCAGAGCATGGGAACGCGAGCGAAAGCTACGATAGGTGAATCAAAAGCGCAACCGACGGAGATCAGAACGGAGCCTGCGGGCCTTCGTCGTCGCCGCCGTCGTCGACACTCCCGCCGCGGGACTCGCCGGGGAGCGTCGGACCGTCGTCGGCACCGCCCATGCCACCGCCGCTGCCGGTGTTGGCGTGGACGGTCTCGATCTCGGGGATCTCTTTGGTCATTCGGGTCTTGATCGCCTGGATCGTCATCGGGGAGATACCACAGCCACTGCAGGCTCCGCCCAGCGCAATCGTGACTTCTCCGGCTTCCGGATCGAGCTCCCGGATCGCCGCGCTCCCGCCGTGCATCTGGATCTGCGGGAAGTTCCGCCGCAGGAAGTTCGCAACGCGGTTTTCGAGGTCGCTCGTTCCGCTGTCGCTGTCAGTACTCATACTCCCGCGTAAGCGAGCGCGGCGTTTGAACCTTTGGTTCGTGACAGCCACACGCCGCGGATACAGATTGCTATACGTCTGTTCCGGATCGACTGTCAGATGCAGGACGATCGGATCGTCATCGATTGAGGTGCTTGCTCGGCAACGTGGCTCTGGACAGGGATGACGCTGCCCTTGCTCTCACGTTCGGGGGACGACGTTGATGTTCGTCCGGAACCGGTTGTCCGGATCGTAGATCGCCTTCAGTTCGGCGAGTCGATCGTAGTTCTCGCCGTAGACCAGCTTCGCCCAGTCCTCGTCGTCCTGCTGTTCGTACCCGACGTAGCCCGGATACGCGTATTCGCCTCCGATATCGCGGGCTTCTCGCTCACGTCGTCGCACCCATTCGAGGTTCTGGTCGGTCGCCTCGGGGTCGACCCACTGTCCCTCGATAACGAGCAAGTACTCCTTGTCGGTCCAGGGCGCGGCTGTCGCGTGATCGCTGTCCCCGATAGCGCCGCCCGTCGTCCAGAGACCGATCCCGTCGAGTGGCGACGGCGCGTCGTCCGTGCCGGTCCGGATGAGGTCGAGGTGATCGTCAGTCAGCTCGTCGAGGAAGACCGACCGCTGACTGTACAGGTGCCCGTCGGGGAACATCTCCGCACCGAGTTCGTGCAACGCCATGTAGGGCATCTCTCCGGACATGTCAAGAATAGGGTCACCGAGTGCCCGGTACGGATCGAGTACCTGCGCGGCGGCGTCGGGGTCGCCGAGATACGCCCCCATGATCGCGATCGACGGCGTCCCCTGCAGGTCCTCCGGGACGTCCGGCAACGGCGGGACGTGCGTGTTCAGCAACATGGTACTGAGCGCGTCCGGGGCCTCGGTCGCCAACTCGCGGAAGCCTTCGAGCACCGCCTCGGCGTCGTCGCGTGGATAGAAGACGCCGAGTGCCGGGACGACGGGCGGTGTCTCGTACAGCTCGAACGTGAGTGCAGTGACGACGCCGAAGTTCGCGCCAGCGCCACAGATCGCCCAGAACAGGTCCGGATCATCGTCCGGGCTGACAGTGCGAACCGTGCCGTCGGCAGTGACGAGCTCGACTTCCCGGAGGCCGTCGAACCCGGCCCCGTGCTTGCGTCGCATCCAGCCGAGTCCGCCACCGAGTGTCGATCCGGACAGGCCGACCACGGATGCGCTCCCCGTGGGGAACGCGAGTCCGTGTTCGAGTGTTCGTTCGAGAGCCGCCCCGGCAGTCGCGCCGGCACCGACGGTGACGCGCCGCGCGCCGCTGTCGACGTCCACGGCAGTGAGATCCGCGAGGTCGACGACGAGCCCGTCCTCCACGAGGGCGCTCCCGGCCTGGTGGTGGGCGTTTCCCCGGATCGAGAGATCGAAGTCGTATCGATCCGCGAATTCGAGGCTGGCTGCCACGTCTTCGGCGTGCCGGACCCGGACGATGACTGCCGGATGCTTGTCGACGAGTCCGTTCCACACGTCCCGGGCATCGTCATACGCGTCGTGATCCGGAAGGATCAGGTCGCCGTCGAGTCGCTCGTCGAACGTTTCGACGTCTGTCGCTGGTATCTCACTGACCGAATCGTTCGGTGACGAACCGTCACTCATGCTCATCAATGGACACAAAAGCGGTATAGTGGTCCGGAAACGAGCAGAAAGTTCCGGTGCAGCGTCATGGTGATTACTCTGAGACGCGGCCTATGCCGAATCCGGGTTCCGAATGTTCTCGACAAGAGTTTGCAGCGCAGATTCCGACAGCGGTTCGATGTCGACTTGACTCCCTGTTTCCGTGTACAAGATCGCGGTCGAGATCGCCCGCTCCGGGTACAGGGCATCCAGTACGTGGTAGTAGACGCTGAGCTGCTTTCGGTACTCGGACTCGGCGTGCCGGCCGCGGTCCGTTTTGTAGTCGATGATGTCGATGCTGTCTGGCGTGATGTGGAGTAAATCGATCACGCCGGAAAGCGTGATGTCGCCACTGTCGGTCGTCATTGGGAGATACACTTGCTGTTCTGGTCGAAGCTCACCGGGCAGCGAATCGATACGTTGCTGAACGTGTTCCTCATCAGTGTTACGTGGGACGACATCAGCGCCGAGGACGTACGCCTCTGCGAACTCGTGGACCTGCGTTCCGAATTCTGTGCCCATCCCGTCCTCGACGTCCTCGTACACTGCCGTGTCCATCAACGAATGCGGTGAGAGCTTTGTCGGACCGACCTCGTCGGGAATAGAGAGTGTAAGTGTGGCCCGTGGATCACCAGCGATATCGGCGTCCTCGACGTCAGCGGTCCCTGGCTGAATATCGACTGGGAGTTCGTCTAAGAACGTGTTCGGATCGTCGCCGGCAGTGAAGAGGACGTGGTTTTCGGCGCGGGTAATCGAGACGTAGAGCAACCGTCGCTCCTCGTCGTACTCGCGGTTCAGACAACGAGTGAGAACGTCTGCTTTCCAGTTATCGTAGATATACGGGTCGCCATGCGCGTTGGCGAAGGTTTTGCGTTGGCGGAGGCCGGCCGCGTCGTCGTACATAATCGTCGGCGAGCGACCGCCGGACGGTGGAAACCGGCCGTTGTTCATGTTCGCCAGGATCACGATGGGATGTTCGAGGCCTTTGGTGGCGTGAATCGTCTGGACAGTGACCGAGTTCGTCGCGGCGCTCGTGTTGACTTCGTGCGTACTTCCGTGTTCGATGCCACGCGCAATGAACCGGATCAGGTCACCGACTGTGAGCGTCGTCGTATCGCGAATCGAGTTGATTGTGTGAAGGAGGACGTCAGCTCGCGACCCATCGAATCCGTAGCGGTCGAAGACTTTCCGCATCACGCCGCCGAGACTCTCGAGTGACGCGAGTGAGTCTCGGAAGGCACGCATATCCGCAGGATACGACTCCGTCTCAAGGATGTGATCTATCTCGTCAAGGGTATAGCCGGCCCGTTCGAGAACCGGTGCCCAGCCCCGGTCGGCGTTCGAGTCGAGAATACGGAGCCACGCGAGCAGGAGCTTCGCCTGATCGGTACGGAACAGTTCGATACCGCCGTCATAGGCCATTGGAAAGTCATGGTCGTCGGCAACGGCCTGGAGTTCTCGCCCGAAATCACGCGTCCGGGTCAACACGGCGATATCGCGGTACTCCGGGTCCCGAAGCTCGCCGTTTTCGTCCCGGACCTGGTATGCAGAGTTGCCGACGACGTCTTGGATTTTCGTGAGGACAGCCTCGTGTTCGTCTTCGTGCTGGTAGGCTTCGATACGTGAGTTCTCGTGCTCGGTATTTGAGTCAAGGCTCACGATGCGGTCCTGGATCTCGTCAGCGTCGAACGAGTCGTACGTGGCGGCAGGCGTGACCAGACCCTCCTCAGAGAAATCCAGAATACGCTGCGTCGACCGGTAGTTCTGTGTCAGTTCGATCGTCTGGACAGACGAGGTATCGTAGGTGATCCGTGAGACATCATCGTTCAGATCAGCGGCGAACTGGGTGAGACGCTGGCGAAAGTCGAGAATGTTCTCGACAGCGGCATACTGAAAGGAGTAGATACTCTGTTTCCAGTCGCCGACAACGCAGATGTTGTCGGTGCCGGCCAGCAGAAGCCCAAGCTTGAACTGGATCTCACTGGAGTCCTGGAATTCGTCGATCATCAGGTACTCGTATTCGAGACGATCCCGGAGTGCGTGGTCCTCATAGAGGAGCACAAACGCGAACAACTGGAGGAACCCGAAATTCAGGTAGTTCCGACTAAGCGCGAATTCGAGGTACTCGAAGTACACGTCATGCACGAACCCCTTGAGGTCCTCACGATCCTCCGCAAAGACTCGCTGTGCGAGTTCCTCGGGGACCTGTTTGCCGTCGCCGCGGACCGCAGCTTTCGACGGTGCCTCCGGCAGATAGCATTTGTTCTTCCCGTACTGGTAGAGTTTCGACCGAAGCCGTGACTGTTTGCTCCCGCCGTTGCGTGGCTCGTTCAGCGTGTCGAACTGGCGCTTGAACGCCTCGAAGTCCCCGTCGAGGTACTGCCCGCTATCACGGTACCAGCCATCGCTGGTCGGGAAGACACCCTTCGAGGCCAGCTGATTGATCAAACCAAGCAACGCCAACGGATCCGAAACGACACGGATCAGGTCGGTGTACTCGGGGTGGTCATCGACGAACTGCTCGAAGAATTCACTGAACAACGCTTCTTCGACGATATCGTCTTCGATGATACGCGTCGAGCTCGGGATCCGCTCATCAATACCGAGTCGCGTCGGCACATCAAAGCCGTGATTCTGAAGAATATCGTGACAGAGGCTGTGAAACGTTTGAATCGGCGCATCAGCGAGTTCAGCCATGCTGTAGTCACACTGGCCGACAATTCGGTCTTTCATCTCCGTTGCCGCGTTTCTGGTGAACGTGATCAGCAAGATGTCATCGGGCGAGGCGTCAGTCGTCGCCAGGATATTCGCGTACCGGCGAGTAATAGCGAAGGTTTTGCCCGTGCCTGCACCGGCATCGACGAGATAGGTTCCGTCAAGGCTCTCGATGAGTTTCGTCTGTCCGGCGTTCGGCGTCGGCCGGTCAGGCTGTTCAGACGAGACGTTGCTCATTGGTCGCCCTCCAACAGGAGGTCACGGTGATTCACGCGTCGGTAGTTCGGTTCGTCACGCAATTCAGCGACTGGGAACCGTTCAGCACCGCCGCGACGCGTGTTCAACTCCCCGAGGCGATCGGTGACGAACGATTCAAACGCGTCGAGGTCGTCCTCGAAATAGTTCTGGTTCCGGATGCTGATCAGTTCGCGGATCGCTTGTTGACACCCTGTCTCGACGTACTTGTAGTCGCCGACGGCGTCTTTCATACGATGTTCGAGCGCTGTCCCGAACGGTGAGTCGATAACGTCGTCGCTATCGCGGGTCTTCGGGAAGTCCGCCGCTTCGAACACTGCCACGTAATCATCATACGCCACCTGTGAGAGAGTCTTCTGGCACTTCTGCGAGCCCTCATCTCGCAACCGTTCAAAGACGGCTCGCTGCTGGATATACTCGTCATACGGAGTCGGGTAGTAGGTGATCTCAGTGAGCGTGTCAGATAGCTCTCCTTCGCCCCGGACGACGTCGTCGACATTTTCGAGGAAATGCAAGAAGACGAACTCAAGCTGCTCATTGGGGTGTTCCGTGCGCTGGTGGGTAAGATACAGCAGTGCCTGGAAGTTCGGCGTGTCGGAGATCCCCTCCAGCGCAGAGTTCTTGACGACTTTCGTGGCCGACTTCTTCGATCCCGATTTGTAATCGACGAGTCGCGTCGCTGACTGGACAAGGTCGATTTTCCCTTTCACACCGACGTCTTCGTTCTCGAACCACCGCTCGGTCAGGTCTGAATCGACAGATCGGTCGTAGTATGCCGCGAAATCGTTTTGCTGCCACGACTGTGTTTCGACGGCAATATTGCCAGTCTCTGGCCGATTCTCGTCGAGAAATGCCACGATGTTCTCGACCCCGACACGGTACCGTGTCCGGCGTACGTCCCGATCAACGTCGCGTACGAACGGCTCCATCTCGGCGACCATGAAATCGACGACCTCGTCTAGCCCGCGTGCGGCGATCACCTCAGGATGGTGAACGTAGAACTCGGCGAAGTCGTGAAAGAGATTCCCTTCGCGGAAGTAGTCCTTGTTTGGCGAGTCCACGAGCCGGTCGAAGAAGTAATCGCGAGGCGAGTTGACATAGGTACTCAGACCCGATTGACTGATCGTCGTGAGCTCAGTCGGTTCAACCGAGACTGCGTCGTTCCCGAACGGTGTCTCGCTCTTGATGCCATCGCGGGGAGCAGCATATCGTTCGGCATCGAGATCGGTGAATCGAGTGAACGACGTATCCAATAACTCCTCGAAGTAGAGACACGGTGTGACAGGGCTTCCGCCGACGGTATCGCGGACGAGGTAATACTGCGCGGCGCCGTTCTGGAGAAGCAGCTGGAACTGCCGGATATGGCGGTCGTATTCAGCATCGCGATCGACCCACGGCCGCCGCAGTGGTGACCTTGTCCACCCATCGTCCAGCCCCAGATAAAACACGAGCGGCCGGTCAACGTGTGTCGCCGATTTCGCGTCTGCAAGCAACACTCCCTTGTTCTCCCGCGACACTGGAACCTCGTAGGACTGGAGATAGAACTCCAAGTCATCAACGCGCGCTTCAGTAATTGGGTGCGTTGCGATCCCGAGCGACGCTAACTCGTCATGAAATGCCTCGAACTCGGTACGCAGCATCGATTCGTACTCGGAAAGCGCACGTTCAAACGACCACGTACCGCTCTCGACGGCGTCACAGAACGTCTGAAAACGAGTTACTTCTGGGACATCGAGCGAGTGGAGCCGCTTTTCGTCGTGATCGACATCGAGGTCGAGCCCGATATGCTGTAGTACGGGCTTGATATCCGAGACTCGGACATCCTGCCCACGGAATGGGGCCCGGAGCAGGTTCACGAACGCACGGTGATCCGGATCGTCCAGAAAGCCCGGCCCACCGTAGAACGGGATACCAGCGGCGTCGAATGCGGACTCGACGAGCGTGGAGAACTCACTCCCGGCATCAAGCACGACCGCGGTGTTGTCAGCATTGGCAGGGGAAATCGTGTCGAGAAGGGCCCCGACGATGTCTGCGGAGGTATCGAAAAGGCGGAACGGTGGCTGATCGAACGCGTCATCGGTGAAGCGATCGATTTCGGTGTACTCTGACGGGAGGATCGACCGTTCGAGCGCCGTCAGCTGAGGATACCCGACAACTGCGAGATCGATATCCTCGTCGATCGTGAAGTCGGTGAGGTGCCGTGACGTCGTATCAAGGTCGCGAGTCTGCGCAACGGCTTGCCTGACTGCTGGTGTATTGAACTGCTCAAACTCAAGGATCCCGTCCGGTCGGGCCGTATACTCCCAGCTGTGGATGATTTCCTCACCGAGGTAGGACGCTTGCTTCCAGGAGAGGTCCGTCTCGTGAAGGAGTTCGAGAAACACAGTCCGCTCCTCGACCTGTTCGCGCCGACCGGCGGCAGCGCGACGCGGTGTTGTGGCAAAGTCGCCGAGATGTGGCCGGTCCAAGTGCCGGTTGAGAGCACTGGCCAGCGGGGCATCGGGGACGAGAACCAGATCGTATTGCTTCACCTCATCATACAGAGTTTCGAGCGGTTTTGCTCGCTGAATTGGCACGTACACAACGACCGGCGTCCAGCGTATAAGTTTAACTTATACAGAGACCGTCATAGAAAACTTCGATGAAAAAGGCGGACTGCTCAGCCTTCGGCCTCGCCGTCCGGGAACCGCGCTCGCTCCGCTCGCGCGGATACGACTGCTGCATACAATCTCTATATCTTATACTATCTTCTGTAACTATATCTATCTTAACATTTCACTATTCAGAATTTTGAGGTGAAATATTCGCGCTTCGGCGTGGGCGGAAGTCAAATATACGTAGTGCGATAGACGAAGTATGGTCGATAAGCACATTTCTCGTCGCCGGCTGCTCGCAGCAGTGGCCCTCTCTAGCTCGGTCGCGGGCTGTACCGGCCTATCCAACGAGGAGTCCGGGACCACCCCATCGGGTAACTCAACCACCAGTGTCGAGGTCACCAAGGCAGTAACCGGCATCTCGAACCCTTGGGGACTCGCTTTCCTCCCCGACGAGTCAGGTCTGCTGGTGACCGAGCAGGCAGGGCGGCTCCTGCTAACGGACCCGAAGACCGGCGACCGAACCACACTGGCAGGAGTCCCCGATGTCTATGCACGCGGCCAGGGCGGGCTACTAGACGTGACGCTGCATCCCGACTTCGACTCGAATCACCTCGTCTACCTCACTTACTCTGTGGCGGATGCGGATGGTTCGACCACACGGGTCGGTCGCGGACGACTGGAGCGCGACCGGGGGCAGATCGCTGACTTCGAACCTATCTACACTGCCCGCCCGTTCGTCGAGTCTGCATCCGTCTTTAGCTAAGAGAAGAACCGCAGTACAGCAGTAGCTTATCGAGGCTTCTTTTCGAGAGGAATGAGGAGGTGTCGGTTGTGCACACTAAAACCTCCTCATCGAGAGTTATGCGTCGGCTCACTACACTGTTTCCCTCCGAGTTCCTCGAAGAGCACGCCGAGGAACTCGGCGTGGTCGAACGAGAGGGAAAACTCCAGGTTCCAGTCCTCGTGTGGGCGCTCGTGTTCGGCTTCGCCGCAGGCGAGAGCCGAACACTCGCTGGGTTCAGACGCAGCTACAACTCCACAGCTGACGAAACGATCTCGCCCGGTGGCTTCTATCACCGGTTGACACCGACGCTGGCGGAGTACCTCCGCGACCTCGTTGAGCGCGGTCTCGACGAGGTCGCTGTTCCCGACGCTGTTGACGCTGATATCGACCGATTCAGGGACGTGATGATTGCTGATGGAACGGTGTTGCGGCTCCACGAGTTCCTCTCTGATGAGTTCCAAGCCCGTCACGAGGAGCAGGCTGGAGCGACGCTCCACCTGCTCCATAACGCCACCGACAAGACAATTGAACGGATCGACGTAACAGACGAGAAAACGCACGACAGCACGTTGTTCAATACAGGTTCGTGGCTGCAAGGACGGCTCGTTTTGCTCGATCTAGCGTACTTCAAGTACCGCCGCTTCGCGTTAATCGACGAGAACGACGGCTACTTCGTGAGTCGGCTGAAGAAGAGCGCGAACCCGGTGATAACAGAGGAATTACGGGAATGGCGCGGGCGCGCCATTCCCTTGGAGGGCAAGCAGATCCACGATGTGGTCGATGACCTCTCGCGGAAGTACATCGACGTAGAGGTCGAGGCGGAGTTCAAGCGAGGACCGTACGAAGGGACGCGCTCGCTGGATACGAAGCGGTTCCGCGTCGTCGGCGTCCGCGACGAGGACGCCGACGACTACCATCTCTACATCACGAATCTGCCGAGAGAGGAGTTTCTCCCGGCAGATCTAGCAACGCTGTATCGGTGTCGCTGGGAAGTAGAAACGTTGTTCCGTGAGCTGAAGACACAGTACGAACTGGATGAATTCGACACAAGCGACCCGGATGTCGTGGAGATTCTGCTGTATGCGGCGTTGCTGTCACTGCTGGTGAGTCGTGAGCTGTTGGATCTGGTCACCGAGCAGGCTGACGATGAGATCGTGTTTCCGCCGGAACGCTGGGCGGCGACCTTCCGGTCGCACGCCCAGCTCATCCTCCACGAACTCGGTGAGTACCTTGGCTACTCGCCACCGCCGCTGTTGGAGCGGCTGATCGAAGACGCACAGAAGATCCACCAGCAACGACCGATCTTACAAGAGACGCTCGCTACCGCCACGCAACCGAGGTGTGAGTCTTAGCTAAAGACGAATGGGCGGATCATTTTCTCGTCGACCGTAAGCTGATCCGCAGTGACTGTCGAAATTGGCTGTAGATCGGCTTTGTGAACCCACTCGTGGATCGCTACATGACTCCGTTGGACTCCCAACTCATCGAGAAACTGACTGGCATCCCGTAATGACATACCTGCCAAGTGACATCGGATGCCTACTTGAATCGCCCACTCGGGAGTCCGATCTCGCTCCACAAACGACAAGTCTATCCACGCGATACTCTCGCTGAGGCGGCCGGTTTCTGTCATAGACACTCAGAACTCGTCCGCCTCATCCTCTAACTTAACGCGACCCGCCGAGCGGCACCACCTTTTATGACGGGGACGCGTTCCCTGACTGGCGTGGCGACCTGTTTATCGCCGGCCTGGCGAAACGGTATCTCGCGCACTTTACCGTCGATGGTCGCGAAGTAACAGAGGTTGAGCCACTACTGGCCGACCGCGACCAGCGTATTCGTGACGTGATAGCTTCGCCAGTCTCGGGTCACCTTTTTGCAGCGGTGGATGCCGACAACGCGCCGATATACCGTATTGCGCCTGCTATCAGCTAAAAGTCCCGTTGCGAGGGGCTCAGATTTGTGGCTCATTCTCATTGGTATGAACAATCCTGACGGCACCTCCGACCCCGACACGGTGACGGCGTCATCGCTTTGAGCGAGCCTCGAACGGTGCTGACGGGGCAGTGGCCGTTGGAGTTATCCGTGAAACCAGTACAGGGAGGTGACGTATGGCAGCCGGTTGAGCATCCAGATCGCGACCGGGATCCCCACGATCGTGACTGCGAACAACGACGCAGCGTTCGCCCACAGCAGGCTCAACCACCACCCGACGAGGACGAAGTTAACCCACATCGTTCCCCTAGCGCTTCCCGACCCATTCACTCCACAGGTTTTGGCCCCACCCCACGTCAAGGGCGGGCTTTTCGCCTCAGGCGGTCAATAATCGCCGAGAACGCCGAGTCGGCGAGCTCGCCGTGTCGCATAGTGAAATACTAGGTAGCCGGCTGCCAGATAACCCACTGCAACACCAACAAGCAAAGCGAGATCGAACGGGCTGAACTGCCAGATCCGGGTCCCGTCAACCATCGCCCGCTGAAGCAGTGCACTCCCGTGTGCAAGCGGGAGCAGCCGAGTCCACGGAGCGTCGAACACGGGAGCAGAGATCAACACGATGAACCCGAACTGGAGGAGGTTGAGCCAGTTCCCGATCCGCTTGTAGAGGACCGTGACCCCGCCAGCTGCGAACCCGAGCCCGAGCACCGACGTGATCGCCAAGCCCGCGACGCTGATTGTCGTCACCGGCTCGATCCGGAGTGTCGTCCCTGTCATCAGGAGCATCGCGACCAGTACGATCAGTGACGTCAGGAACGTCCGGACAATCTTGGCAACGCCTTTCAGTAACGCGACCGGCGCAAACCCGAACGGCGTGGTGATGTGTCGTTCAAGGGTCCCCCACTGTACCTCGCTGCCGATGTCGTTCGACACCGACGAGTACGCGCCGACAGACAGCGTCCAGAGGAAGTAGCCAACGATGATGCCTTCGAGTGACTCGGTGAGGGCTTGCCCGGCCAACTGACGGCCGCCATAGAATAGCACGCCAAAGAAGAACAGTGAGACGACGATTCCCCCGATCGCGTTGGCCGGATACCGGACAAAGATGAGAAACTCACGGTACAGTACCGCTCGTGCGAGATGGTAGTACGTTGCCGGGCGAGGCTGTTCGATCGACTCGGGATCTGTCATAGCGACCGCTCACCCTCACTCGGCCCGCGAAGTCCC
This window of the Halapricum desulfuricans genome carries:
- a CDS encoding PD-(D/E)XK nuclease family protein — encoded protein: MPIQRAKPLETLYDEVKQYDLVLVPDAPLASALNRHLDRPHLGDFATTPRRAAAGRREQVEERTVFLELLHETDLSWKQASYLGEEIIHSWEYTARPDGILEFEQFNTPAVRQAVAQTRDLDTTSRHLTDFTIDEDIDLAVVGYPQLTALERSILPSEYTEIDRFTDDAFDQPPFRLFDTSADIVGALLDTISPANADNTAVVLDAGSEFSTLVESAFDAAGIPFYGGPGFLDDPDHRAFVNLLRAPFRGQDVRVSDIKPVLQHIGLDLDVDHDEKRLHSLDVPEVTRFQTFCDAVESGTWSFERALSEYESMLRTEFEAFHDELASLGIATHPITEARVDDLEFYLQSYEVPVSRENKGVLLADAKSATHVDRPLVFYLGLDDGWTRSPLRRPWVDRDAEYDRHIRQFQLLLQNGAAQYYLVRDTVGGSPVTPCLYFEELLDTSFTRFTDLDAERYAAPRDGIKSETPFGNDAVSVEPTELTTISQSGLSTYVNSPRDYFFDRLVDSPNKDYFREGNLFHDFAEFYVHHPEVIAARGLDEVVDFMVAEMEPFVRDVDRDVRRTRYRVGVENIVAFLDENRPETGNIAVETQSWQQNDFAAYYDRSVDSDLTERWFENEDVGVKGKIDLVQSATRLVDYKSGSKKSATKVVKNSALEGISDTPNFQALLYLTHQRTEHPNEQLEFVFLHFLENVDDVVRGEGELSDTLTEITYYPTPYDEYIQQRAVFERLRDEGSQKCQKTLSQVAYDDYVAVFEAADFPKTRDSDDVIDSPFGTALEHRMKDAVGDYKYVETGCQQAIRELISIRNQNYFEDDLDAFESFVTDRLGELNTRRGGAERFPVAELRDEPNYRRVNHRDLLLEGDQ
- a CDS encoding ketopantoate reductase family protein — its product is MRVVVFGAGSLGSLIGGLLADEHDVTLIGREPHVRAVRDHGLEITGEIETTSYPGAATAVSGPAELAIVTVKSYDTPEAARALQALDTDVVLSLQNGLGNEEALDEALAATVLAGTCTYGARLIEPGVVRCTGAGEVTLGARSGGRSEAAERVGNAVRRAGIDATVATDMPRRLWEKLAINAGINAVTALARVENGALGDGPANDVATRAVRETAHVARANGIDLPDERATAALDTVVETTAANRSSMYQDLEAGRRTEIDAINGAVLERANDPVPVNETLAALVRAWERERKLR
- a CDS encoding PQQ-dependent sugar dehydrogenase, whose amino-acid sequence is MVDKHISRRRLLAAVALSSSVAGCTGLSNEESGTTPSGNSTTSVEVTKAVTGISNPWGLAFLPDESGLLVTEQAGRLLLTDPKTGDRTTLAGVPDVYARGQGGLLDVTLHPDFDSNHLVYLTYSVADADGSTTRVGRGRLERDRGQIADFEPIYTARPFVESASVFS
- a CDS encoding NifU family protein, yielding MSTDSDSGTSDLENRVANFLRRNFPQIQMHGGSAAIRELDPEAGEVTIALGGACSGCGISPMTIQAIKTRMTKEIPEIETVHANTGSGGGMGGADDGPTLPGESRGGSVDDGGDDEGPQAPF
- a CDS encoding UvrD-helicase domain-containing protein; amino-acid sequence: MSNVSSEQPDRPTPNAGQTKLIESLDGTYLVDAGAGTGKTFAITRRYANILATTDASPDDILLITFTRNAATEMKDRIVGQCDYSMAELADAPIQTFHSLCHDILQNHGFDVPTRLGIDERIPSSTRIIEDDIVEEALFSEFFEQFVDDHPEYTDLIRVVSDPLALLGLINQLASKGVFPTSDGWYRDSGQYLDGDFEAFKRQFDTLNEPRNGGSKQSRLRSKLYQYGKNKCYLPEAPSKAAVRGDGKQVPEELAQRVFAEDREDLKGFVHDVYFEYLEFALSRNYLNFGFLQLFAFVLLYEDHALRDRLEYEYLMIDEFQDSSEIQFKLGLLLAGTDNICVVGDWKQSIYSFQYAAVENILDFRQRLTQFAADLNDDVSRITYDTSSVQTIELTQNYRSTQRILDFSEEGLVTPAATYDSFDADEIQDRIVSLDSNTEHENSRIEAYQHEDEHEAVLTKIQDVVGNSAYQVRDENGELRDPEYRDIAVLTRTRDFGRELQAVADDHDFPMAYDGGIELFRTDQAKLLLAWLRILDSNADRGWAPVLERAGYTLDEIDHILETESYPADMRAFRDSLASLESLGGVMRKVFDRYGFDGSRADVLLHTINSIRDTTTLTVGDLIRFIARGIEHGSTHEVNTSAATNSVTVQTIHATKGLEHPIVILANMNNGRFPPSGGRSPTIMYDDAAGLRQRKTFANAHGDPYIYDNWKADVLTRCLNREYDEERRLLYVSITRAENHVLFTAGDDPNTFLDELPVDIQPGTADVEDADIAGDPRATLTLSIPDEVGPTKLSPHSLMDTAVYEDVEDGMGTEFGTQVHEFAEAYVLGADVVPRNTDEEHVQQRIDSLPGELRPEQQVYLPMTTDSGDITLSGVIDLLHITPDSIDIIDYKTDRGRHAESEYRKQLSVYYHVLDALYPERAISTAILYTETGSQVDIEPLSESALQTLVENIRNPDSA
- a CDS encoding FAD-binding oxidoreductase, which produces MSDGSSPNDSVSEIPATDVETFDERLDGDLILPDHDAYDDARDVWNGLVDKHPAVIVRVRHAEDVAASLEFADRYDFDLSIRGNAHHQAGSALVEDGLVVDLADLTAVDVDSGARRVTVGAGATAGAALERTLEHGLAFPTGSASVVGLSGSTLGGGLGWMRRKHGAGFDGLREVELVTADGTVRTVSPDDDPDLFWAICGAGANFGVVTALTFELYETPPVVPALGVFYPRDDAEAVLEGFRELATEAPDALSTMLLNTHVPPLPDVPEDLQGTPSIAIMGAYLGDPDAAAQVLDPYRALGDPILDMSGEMPYMALHELGAEMFPDGHLYSQRSVFLDELTDDHLDLIRTGTDDAPSPLDGIGLWTTGGAIGDSDHATAAPWTDKEYLLVIEGQWVDPEATDQNLEWVRRREREARDIGGEYAYPGYVGYEQQDDEDWAKLVYGENYDRLAELKAIYDPDNRFRTNINVVPRT